The genomic window ACTGCAGGTAGGCCTCCTGCACCCAGCGGCGCTCCTCTTCGCCAAAACGGGTCAGGCGCTCGCGTTCCAGCTTCTCTTGGTACTCTGCGCGCAGGCGCTCCAAAAGCTGGCTATCGCTTAGAGGCACGTACTCAGCCACGTAAAAGAGCGTGATCTTGGCTTCGAAGGCCCGAGCCAGCTGCACGGCCAAGGGGTAGGCCTCAGCGGCCAGATCCGAAAAATCCGTCGGAAGCAGAATGTGCCGAATGGGGCGCTCCGGCTCCCCGCGAAACACCCAGACGGGCACGGAGCTGGTTCGCACCACGCGCTCCGTGGTGCTGCCCAGCAGCCACCGCGCCAGACCGGAGCGCCCATGCGTGCCCAGTAGGATCAGATCGCAGTGCAGTTCGCGGGCCGCCTCTACAATCCCTATGGCAGGGGCGCCCAGACGCACCTGAGCGGCCTGAGCCCAGGCTGGATATCCTTGCTCCGCCAAATAGGTGCGCAGGTAATCGAGCGCCTCCTGGCGGCGCTTCTCATCATCCGGCACCGCCGCAGGACCGTAGAGTTCAAAGGGCAGGCTCAATACGGGATCGATGGCCGGCAGCGGAGCTAGCACGTAAAGCGGAATCGCCTCCGAGGCGAAACGCTCCGCCAAGCGGGCCGCTAGTTTCAAAGCCTCCGGAGAGCGATCCGAAAAATCCAGAGGCACCAGCAGACGTCTAAAGGGCATTCGACACCTCCTGCTTCAAGGTTACTCTTCACGGGGTTGGATGGAGCTTTCCCGCATCAGCTCGGCGATCGAGCGCTGACCGAGCACATCGCGAATCGCCTGCCTAGCGGGTTTCCAGCGCTCATGAATCGGACAGGGGTTGTCATCGGAGCATTGCTTAAGCCCAATACCGCAGCGTTCAAAGATCCCCAGCCCATCGACGGCAGCGACAACGTCCAGGAGCGTCAAGCGGCTGGCCGACACCGCCAACCGAAACCCCCCCGTGGGCCCCTTAAAGGATTCGACCAAGCCCG from Bacteroidota bacterium includes these protein-coding regions:
- a CDS encoding universal stress protein, producing MPFRRLLVPLDFSDRSPEALKLAARLAERFASEAIPLYVLAPLPAIDPVLSLPFELYGPAAVPDDEKRRQEALDYLRTYLAEQGYPAWAQAAQVRLGAPAIGIVEAARELHCDLILLGTHGRSGLARWLLGSTTERVVRTSSVPVWVFRGEPERPIRHILLPTDFSDLAAEAYPLAVQLARAFEAKITLFYVAEYVPLSDSQLLERLRAEYQEKLERERLTRFGEEERRWVQEAYLQFNLGSSTAGIVDFAARKEIDLIVMSTHGYSGLKHILLGSTTEYVVRHAPCSVLTIRPPAMRST
- a CDS encoding RrF2 family transcriptional regulator, with protein sequence MVLSRACEYAIQAVLYLAQQDPDRLVMSKEIAEQLHIPKHFLAKILQDLAKSGLVESFKGPTGGFRLAVSASRLTLLDVVAAVDGLGIFERCGIGLKQCSDDNPCPIHERWKPARQAIRDVLGQRSIAELMRESSIQPREE